In Polaromonas sp. JS666, one genomic interval encodes:
- a CDS encoding NfeD family protein: MRIIALLLILWSSLAVAQPAAPVVVLTQSGAIGPANADYVQRGLAKAVELKAQLVVLKMDTPGGLDLSMRTIIKDILASPVPVASFVAPEGARAASAGTYILYASHIAAMAPATNLGAATPVSIGPQSEPREPGAAKGKAEKEGDRASDAPSTTQSMTRKQTSDAAAYIRGLAQLRGRNADWADKAVREAVSLSAEEALKLNVIDVIATDVAQLLRQLDGRKIQVLGKERQLATGAAAVVEYQPDWRTRLLVVITDPGIAYLLLMLGFYGLLFEFYNPGFVAPGVIGGISLLVALFALQLLPVSYTGLALIVLGVGLLIAEHLAPGFGILGMGGIVAFVMGSIMLIDTDVPGYRIPWQLIAGVTAASIGFLLVVLNFAMHARQRPVVSGREQMLGASGEVLANTEDGVFARVHGEMWKVSANTPLGIGESVRVVGINGLVLTVEPTRLEGDEK, translated from the coding sequence ATGCGGATCATCGCGCTGTTATTGATCCTCTGGTCGTCGCTGGCTGTTGCACAGCCGGCTGCCCCCGTTGTTGTCCTGACGCAGAGCGGGGCCATCGGACCTGCCAACGCCGACTACGTGCAGCGCGGCCTGGCGAAAGCGGTCGAGCTCAAGGCGCAGCTCGTCGTGCTCAAAATGGATACGCCGGGCGGCCTGGACCTCTCGATGCGCACGATCATCAAGGACATTCTCGCTTCGCCGGTTCCGGTCGCCAGCTTCGTGGCACCGGAAGGCGCGCGCGCAGCGAGCGCCGGTACTTACATTTTGTATGCGAGCCATATCGCCGCCATGGCGCCTGCGACCAACCTGGGCGCGGCGACGCCGGTGAGCATCGGGCCACAGTCCGAACCGCGCGAGCCCGGTGCGGCCAAGGGCAAGGCCGAGAAGGAGGGCGACCGCGCCTCCGACGCCCCATCCACCACGCAATCGATGACGCGCAAGCAGACAAGCGATGCCGCAGCGTACATCCGCGGGCTCGCACAACTGCGCGGCCGCAATGCCGATTGGGCCGACAAGGCGGTGCGCGAGGCGGTCAGCCTGTCCGCGGAGGAGGCGCTCAAGCTGAACGTCATTGATGTGATCGCAACCGATGTTGCGCAGCTGCTCAGGCAGCTCGACGGCCGAAAGATTCAGGTGCTGGGTAAGGAAAGGCAGCTCGCCACCGGCGCTGCCGCGGTCGTCGAATACCAGCCGGATTGGCGCACCCGGCTGCTGGTCGTCATCACCGACCCGGGCATTGCCTATCTATTGCTCATGCTTGGTTTCTATGGCTTGCTGTTCGAGTTCTATAACCCGGGTTTCGTCGCGCCGGGCGTCATCGGCGGCATCAGCCTGCTGGTCGCGCTGTTCGCATTGCAGCTGCTGCCGGTCAGCTATACCGGCCTTGCACTGATCGTGCTGGGTGTCGGCCTGCTCATCGCGGAGCACTTGGCGCCGGGCTTCGGCATTCTGGGAATGGGGGGCATCGTGGCCTTCGTGATGGGCTCGATCATGCTGATCGACACCGATGTGCCCGGCTACCGTATCCCCTGGCAACTGATTGCGGGTGTGACCGCGGCGAGCATCGGGTTCCTGCTCGTCGTGCTGAACTTCGCGATGCACGCGCGCCAGCGGCCGGTGGTGAGCGGCCGCGAGCAGATGCTCGGCGCGAGCGGAGAAGTTCTTGCGAACACCGAAGACGGCGTGTTCGCGCGCGTCCATGGCGAAATGTGGAAAGTAAGCGCGAACACTCCACTCGGTATCGGTGAATCAGTCAGGGTGGTCGGCATCAACGGGCTGGTGCTGACCGTCGAGCCCACCCGCCTGGAAGGAGACGAAAAATGA
- the gloA gene encoding lactoylglutathione lyase — protein sequence MRLLHTMLRVGNLQRSIDFYTQVLGMKLLRTSENPEYKYSLAFVGYEGNPAQAEIELTYNWGTESYELGTAYGHIALGVPDAYAACEKIKAAGGNVTREAGPVKGGKTVIAFVTDPDGYKIELIQRAEDGGGAGLR from the coding sequence ATGCGACTACTCCACACCATGCTGCGCGTTGGCAATCTCCAGCGCTCCATCGACTTCTACACCCAGGTGCTCGGCATGAAGCTGTTGCGCACCTCCGAAAACCCCGAATACAAGTACAGCCTGGCTTTCGTCGGCTATGAAGGCAACCCGGCGCAGGCCGAGATTGAGCTGACCTACAACTGGGGCACCGAAAGCTATGAGCTGGGCACGGCCTATGGCCACATTGCGCTGGGCGTGCCGGACGCTTATGCGGCCTGCGAAAAGATCAAGGCCGCGGGCGGCAATGTGACGCGCGAAGCCGGCCCCGTCAAGGGCGGCAAGACGGTGATTGCCTTTGTGACCGACCCGGACGGCTACAAGATTGAGTTGATCCAGCGCGCTGAAGATGGCGGCGGCGCTGGTTTGCGTTGA
- a CDS encoding CBS domain-containing protein, with product MKDVAQILKSKADHKVYTVSPLAPVLDAVKLMAEKNLGALLVLDGEEFVGIISERDCTRKMLLADRLPRETPVRDIMSSPVQYVGPRHTNEECMALMTDKRLRHLPVIDNGKLIGLVSIGDLVKDIISEQGFIIQQLEHYIAGVKG from the coding sequence ATGAAAGACGTTGCACAAATCCTCAAGTCGAAGGCAGATCACAAGGTCTACACCGTTTCACCGTTGGCGCCGGTGCTGGATGCCGTCAAGTTGATGGCGGAGAAGAACCTCGGTGCGCTCCTGGTGTTGGACGGCGAAGAGTTCGTGGGCATCATCAGCGAACGCGATTGCACGCGGAAAATGCTCCTGGCGGACCGCTTGCCCAGGGAAACGCCGGTGCGCGACATCATGAGTTCACCGGTGCAGTACGTGGGCCCCCGCCATACCAACGAGGAATGCATGGCGCTGATGACAGACAAGCGCCTTCGCCACTTACCCGTCATAGACAACGGCAAGCTCATCGGCCTGGTTTCCATCGGTGATCTGGTCAAGGACATCATTTCCGAGCAGGGTTTCATCATCCAGCAGCTCGAACACTACATTGCGGGCGTAAAAGGCTGA
- a CDS encoding PaaI family thioesterase yields the protein MNTKTPQDTLTQWQEQSAAVRARMLAGGGKPGLAGPEQVAGKTGMEVMQAMLAGEFPYPHIAETLDFALIEVEPGKAIFQGTPQLKHYNPLGTVHGGWYATLLDSAVGCAVHTMMPAGRAYTTAELSLNIVRAASHQSGPLRAIGTVIHCGRQLATAEGRIVGPDGKLYAHATTTCLVFELPKLG from the coding sequence ATGAACACAAAGACCCCACAAGACACGTTGACACAATGGCAGGAACAAAGCGCAGCCGTGCGCGCCCGCATGCTGGCGGGCGGTGGCAAGCCAGGCCTTGCCGGCCCCGAACAGGTGGCGGGCAAGACCGGCATGGAGGTGATGCAGGCCATGCTGGCCGGTGAGTTTCCCTACCCCCACATTGCGGAAACGCTGGACTTCGCGCTGATTGAGGTGGAGCCCGGAAAAGCCATCTTCCAGGGAACGCCGCAGCTCAAGCACTACAACCCGCTGGGTACGGTGCATGGCGGCTGGTACGCCACGCTGCTCGATTCAGCCGTAGGCTGCGCCGTGCACACCATGATGCCCGCAGGGCGGGCCTACACGACGGCCGAGTTGAGCCTCAACATTGTGCGGGCAGCGTCGCACCAATCCGGGCCGCTGCGTGCCATCGGCACCGTCATCCACTGCGGCAGGCAACTCGCCACGGCCGAGGGCCGCATCGTCGGGCCGGACGGCAAGCTGTATGCGCATGCCACGACAACCTGCCTGGTCTTTGAGCTGCCGAAGTTGGGGTAA
- a CDS encoding MarR family winged helix-turn-helix transcriptional regulator has translation MSDKSSLSIEAELKAQGCTNLRLRQLMRRVAQHYDLEMAKAGLKTTQYSLLSHVLKLGPLRPGELAQSMKFSASTLTRNLKPLIDAGWVELAAGTDARSRIVTITPAGRAKREEARLRWKVAQESLNQRLGVARVLALHRLINESLELLSPTEPGTGTDDE, from the coding sequence ATGAGCGATAAATCATCCCTGTCAATCGAAGCCGAATTGAAAGCCCAGGGTTGCACCAACCTGAGGCTGCGCCAGCTGATGCGGCGCGTGGCCCAGCACTATGACCTTGAAATGGCCAAGGCGGGGCTCAAGACCACGCAGTACTCGCTGCTGAGCCATGTTTTGAAACTAGGCCCCCTGCGTCCCGGTGAACTGGCGCAGAGCATGAAGTTCAGTGCCTCCACTCTCACGCGCAACCTCAAGCCGCTGATTGACGCGGGCTGGGTCGAGCTGGCGGCCGGCACCGATGCGCGCAGCCGCATTGTGACCATCACGCCGGCAGGTCGCGCCAAACGTGAAGAGGCCCGCCTGCGCTGGAAGGTCGCGCAGGAAAGCCTGAACCAGCGGTTGGGCGTCGCACGTGTGCTGGCCTTGCACCGGCTGATCAATGAATCGCTTGAACTCTTGTCTCCCACTGAACCTGGAACTGGAACTGATGATGAATAA
- a CDS encoding MFS transporter, translating to MNKPQTAGPRKAALWLVLLAAGGAFALTMGVRQTMGLFLSALNTSTALGIGSISLAFAFGQLWWGLTQPFAGAVADRIGTGRVIFIGVLLVAVGTIITPLMTSTAGLIFAIGVLAAGGAGMAGPSVLMAASTRLVPPEKRGLATGIVNAGGSFGQFAMAPIAIGLTAAVGWASAMQWLGVLVLLALPAVWALRGNAKALAAQAAAASGTKALSARQAIGEALATPSYRYLSLGFLVCGFHVAFLATHLPGVVAACGLPPEVGGWALAMIGLFNIVGSLAMGWAVGRWRMKSLLALLYTTRGLAVLAFLLAPKTPAVMLVFAAVMGVTFLSTVPPTAGLVAKMFGTSNMAMLFGVVMLAHQVGGFLGAYLGGYVFQVTGSYDWVWYIDIVLAAGAALVNLPIREAGLPRRAMSAAA from the coding sequence ATGAATAAGCCCCAAACCGCTGGCCCGCGCAAGGCCGCACTCTGGCTGGTGCTGCTGGCAGCCGGCGGCGCCTTTGCCCTGACGATGGGTGTGCGCCAGACCATGGGCCTGTTCCTGTCGGCGCTTAACACTTCGACCGCGCTGGGCATCGGCAGCATCAGCTTGGCCTTTGCCTTCGGCCAGCTCTGGTGGGGCCTGACACAGCCCTTTGCCGGCGCTGTGGCCGACCGCATCGGCACCGGTCGCGTGATTTTCATCGGCGTGCTGCTGGTCGCCGTGGGCACCATCATCACGCCGCTCATGACCAGCACGGCCGGCCTGATTTTTGCCATCGGCGTACTGGCCGCGGGCGGCGCCGGCATGGCCGGTCCGTCGGTCCTGATGGCCGCGAGCACGCGCCTGGTGCCGCCTGAAAAACGGGGTCTGGCCACCGGCATCGTCAACGCCGGCGGCTCCTTCGGCCAGTTCGCCATGGCGCCCATCGCCATTGGCCTGACGGCCGCCGTGGGCTGGGCCAGCGCGATGCAATGGCTTGGCGTGCTGGTGTTGCTGGCGCTGCCGGCGGTGTGGGCGCTCAGGGGCAACGCGAAAGCCCTGGCCGCGCAGGCCGCGGCGGCTTCGGGCACCAAGGCGCTCAGCGCCCGCCAGGCGATTGGCGAGGCGCTTGCCACGCCCAGCTACCGCTACCTGAGCCTGGGCTTCCTGGTGTGCGGTTTTCACGTCGCCTTCCTGGCCACGCACCTGCCGGGCGTGGTGGCGGCCTGCGGCCTGCCGCCCGAGGTGGGCGGCTGGGCGCTCGCGATGATCGGCCTGTTCAACATCGTCGGCAGCCTGGCGATGGGTTGGGCTGTCGGCCGCTGGCGCATGAAGTCGCTGCTGGCCCTGCTGTACACCACGCGTGGTCTGGCCGTGCTGGCCTTCCTGCTGGCGCCCAAAACGCCGGCCGTCATGCTGGTCTTTGCGGCCGTCATGGGCGTGACTTTTCTCTCGACGGTTCCGCCAACCGCAGGGCTGGTCGCCAAGATGTTCGGCACCTCCAACATGGCCATGCTGTTTGGCGTGGTGATGCTGGCGCACCAGGTCGGCGGCTTTCTCGGCGCCTATCTCGGCGGTTATGTGTTTCAGGTGACCGGCAGCTACGACTGGGTCTGGTACATCGACATTGTGCTGGCCGCTGGCGCTGCGCTGGTGAACCTGCCGATCCGCGAAGCCGGTCTGCCGCGCCGCGCCATGTCTGCGGCGGCCTGA
- a CDS encoding slipin family protein produces the protein MNIEFGLLGGGLVVLLAIAFLFQAVRIFREYERGVVFTLGRFWQVKGPGLVIIIPIIQQVVRVDLRTVVLEVPTQDVISRDNVSVKVSAVVYLRVIDPQKAIIQVVDYLNATSQLAQTMLRSVLGKHQLDDMLAEREKLNMDVQQALDAQTDSWGIKVSNVEIKQVDLTESMIRAIARQAEAERERRAKVIHAEGELQASEKLFQAAKILAQEPQAIQLRYLETLTVIGADKNTTIVFPLPLDLLTPFLARLKQGADKSTS, from the coding sequence ATGAACATCGAATTTGGCTTGTTGGGCGGTGGCCTTGTTGTGCTCCTGGCCATCGCTTTTTTGTTTCAAGCGGTGCGCATCTTCCGCGAGTACGAGCGCGGCGTTGTCTTTACCCTCGGGCGCTTCTGGCAGGTCAAGGGGCCGGGTCTGGTCATCATCATCCCGATCATCCAGCAGGTGGTGCGGGTGGACCTGCGCACCGTGGTGCTGGAAGTCCCGACCCAGGACGTCATCTCGCGCGACAACGTGTCGGTCAAAGTCAGCGCGGTCGTCTACCTGCGCGTCATCGACCCGCAAAAGGCCATCATCCAGGTCGTTGATTACCTCAATGCCACCAGCCAGCTTGCCCAGACCATGTTGCGGTCGGTGCTGGGAAAGCACCAGCTCGACGACATGCTGGCTGAGCGGGAGAAGCTGAACATGGATGTCCAGCAGGCGCTCGATGCGCAGACCGATTCCTGGGGCATCAAGGTCAGCAATGTTGAGATCAAGCAGGTCGACCTGACAGAGTCCATGATCCGGGCGATCGCGCGGCAGGCGGAAGCGGAGCGTGAACGCCGCGCCAAGGTGATACACGCCGAGGGCGAACTGCAGGCTTCCGAGAAGCTGTTCCAGGCGGCCAAAATCCTCGCGCAGGAGCCGCAGGCGATCCAGTTGCGTTATCTGGAAACACTGACGGTCATTGGTGCGGACAAGAATACGACCATCGTTTTCCCGCTTCCCCTTGATCTGTTGACGCCTTTCCTGGCAAGACTGAAGCAGGGCGCAGACAAGTCGACCTCCTGA
- the eda gene encoding bifunctional 4-hydroxy-2-oxoglutarate aldolase/2-dehydro-3-deoxy-phosphogluconate aldolase, which yields MDVNLDVSGKLTALQVMRDAPVIPVIVLTDVNKAVLLARALVAGGIRMLEVTLRTPQALACIEAIARDVPEAVVGAGTVRSAADAQACAMAGARFAVSPGYTHSVGQACRDAGLPLLPGVATGSEIMMAQEDGLTELKFFPAMQAGGPAMLKAWSGPFGDVKFCPTGGVSTANSAEFLALPNVVCVGGSWLTPADALARGDWVHITALAQQACQLKRQAT from the coding sequence GTGGATGTAAATCTGGATGTCAGTGGCAAGCTGACGGCCTTGCAGGTCATGCGGGATGCGCCCGTGATTCCCGTGATTGTGCTGACCGACGTCAATAAGGCGGTTCTACTGGCGCGCGCGCTCGTGGCGGGTGGCATCCGCATGCTGGAGGTCACCCTGCGCACGCCGCAGGCGCTGGCCTGCATCGAGGCGATTGCGCGCGATGTGCCTGAAGCCGTGGTCGGCGCGGGCACGGTGCGAAGCGCCGCCGATGCGCAGGCCTGTGCGATGGCCGGCGCCCGTTTTGCCGTGAGTCCGGGCTATACCCACTCAGTGGGCCAGGCCTGCCGTGATGCAGGCTTGCCCCTGCTGCCCGGCGTGGCGACTGGCAGCGAGATCATGATGGCGCAGGAAGACGGGCTGACCGAGCTCAAGTTTTTCCCGGCCATGCAGGCCGGCGGTCCGGCCATGCTCAAGGCCTGGAGCGGCCCGTTTGGCGATGTGAAGTTTTGCCCGACCGGCGGCGTCTCAACGGCCAATTCCGCCGAGTTTCTGGCGTTGCCCAATGTGGTTTGTGTTGGCGGCTCCTGGCTCACGCCAGCGGACGCGCTGGCGCGCGGCGACTGGGTACACATCACTGCGCTGGCGCAGCAGGCCTGCCAGTTGAAGCGGCAGGCTACCTGA
- a CDS encoding magnesium and cobalt transport protein CorA, giving the protein MLINCVVYQNGTKLADIPVSEISEYLSHPDAFVWVALRDATPEELEEMQREFDLHELAVEDSRHGHQRPKIEEYGASLFSVLQLVEPVPDHPGELNIGEVDVFTGSNYVLSVRNRSQKGFLGVRARCEGEPELLRHGSGFVLYALMDAVVDRYFPIIDQLETELETIERDIFSKGSARSNIERLYELKGRVMVLKHAVAPLLEAASKLYGGRVPHMCAGVQEYFRDVVDHLTRINAQIDNMRDTIGTAIQVNLAMVTIGESEVTKRLAAWASIFAVCTAFAGIWGMNFESMPELKWRYGYLMALGLIVVACSLLYWRFKRARWL; this is encoded by the coding sequence ATGCTCATCAATTGCGTGGTCTACCAGAACGGCACCAAACTGGCCGACATTCCCGTCAGCGAGATCAGCGAATATCTTTCGCACCCCGATGCCTTCGTATGGGTGGCGCTGCGGGACGCCACGCCGGAAGAACTCGAGGAAATGCAGCGTGAGTTTGACCTGCATGAGCTGGCGGTCGAAGATTCGCGGCATGGCCATCAGCGGCCCAAAATCGAGGAGTACGGCGCTTCGCTGTTTTCCGTGCTGCAACTGGTCGAGCCGGTGCCGGACCATCCCGGCGAACTCAACATCGGCGAGGTCGATGTGTTCACCGGGAGCAACTATGTGCTCTCGGTGCGTAACCGCAGCCAGAAAGGCTTCCTGGGTGTACGCGCTCGCTGCGAGGGGGAGCCCGAGCTGTTGCGGCACGGCTCCGGCTTTGTGCTGTATGCATTGATGGATGCGGTGGTGGACCGCTACTTTCCCATCATCGACCAGCTCGAGACCGAGCTGGAAACCATCGAACGGGACATCTTTTCGAAAGGCTCGGCCCGCTCCAACATCGAGCGGCTGTATGAGCTCAAGGGCCGGGTGATGGTGCTCAAGCATGCGGTGGCGCCGCTGCTTGAAGCCGCGAGCAAACTGTATGGCGGCCGGGTGCCGCACATGTGCGCCGGCGTGCAGGAGTATTTTCGCGATGTGGTGGATCACCTCACGCGCATCAATGCGCAGATTGACAACATGCGCGACACCATTGGCACGGCCATCCAGGTCAACCTGGCGATGGTCACGATTGGAGAGAGCGAAGTCACCAAACGCCTGGCGGCCTGGGCCAGTATTTTTGCCGTGTGCACCGCGTTTGCGGGCATCTGGGGCATGAACTTTGAAAGCATGCCGGAACTCAAGTGGCGCTACGGCTATCTAATGGCGCTGGGCCTGATCGTCGTGGCCTGCTCGCTGCTCTACTGGCGCTTCAAGCGCGCACGGTGGCTGTAG
- a CDS encoding GDCCVxC domain-containing (seleno)protein, translating into MNTPILESILACPLCGHAKRETMPTDACQFLYECENCKAMLRPKGGDCCVHCSYGSVKCPSKQEQPGCCD; encoded by the coding sequence ATGAACACGCCAATCCTTGAGTCGATCCTGGCGTGTCCGCTGTGCGGCCATGCAAAACGGGAGACCATGCCAACCGATGCATGCCAGTTTTTGTACGAATGCGAAAACTGCAAGGCGATGCTGAGGCCCAAAGGCGGGGACTGCTGCGTCCACTGTTCCTACGGCTCCGTCAAGTGCCCATCAAAGCAGGAGCAGCCCGGGTGCTGTGACTGA
- a CDS encoding DNA-3-methyladenine glycosylase I: MTSDTTAAEKTMSPEATAGLFTDDVRTARCAWCQATPLYRHYHDSEWGFPVADERRLFEKICLEGFQSGLSWLTILNKREAFRSAFANFEAEQVAEFGESDVKRLLGDAGIVRHAGKIASTINNARRVIELRREFGSLGAFVWRLEPEATSRPKRITQEAVRAMPTSAASIALSKDLKKRGWTFVGPTTLYAFMQAMGLVNDHLEGCASRQKALAARAAFKPPR; encoded by the coding sequence ATGACCTCTGACACCACCGCAGCTGAAAAAACAATGTCGCCCGAGGCGACCGCCGGCCTGTTCACGGACGACGTCCGCACCGCCCGCTGCGCCTGGTGCCAGGCCACGCCGCTGTACCGCCACTACCATGACAGCGAGTGGGGATTCCCGGTGGCGGACGAGCGCCGGCTGTTCGAAAAAATATGCCTTGAAGGCTTTCAGTCGGGCCTGAGCTGGCTGACCATCCTGAACAAGCGCGAAGCCTTCCGCAGCGCTTTTGCCAATTTCGAGGCCGAACAGGTGGCCGAGTTTGGCGAGAGCGACGTCAAGCGCCTGCTGGGCGACGCCGGCATCGTGCGGCACGCCGGCAAGATTGCCTCGACCATCAACAACGCCCGGCGCGTGATCGAACTGCGCCGCGAGTTCGGATCGCTGGGCGCCTTCGTCTGGCGGCTGGAGCCCGAGGCGACCAGCCGGCCCAAGCGCATCACACAGGAAGCCGTCAGGGCCATGCCGACATCGGCCGCCTCCATCGCGCTGTCCAAAGATCTGAAAAAACGTGGCTGGACCTTTGTGGGGCCAACCACCCTGTACGCCTTCATGCAGGCCATGGGGCTGGTCAATGACCATCTGGAAGGTTGCGCCAGCCGGCAAAAGGCCCTGGCCGCCCGTGCAGCGTTCAAGCCACCGCGTTAG
- a CDS encoding MATE family efflux transporter: MTGIDQRTRMLLEAPIGPTLLRLAAPNVLVMVAQAAVGLIETWFVGKLGTDALAGMALVFPLVMLMQMTSAGAMGGGIASAVARALGANRRDDANALVLHAMVIALGFGLAFSLCLLLGGRWLYAQMGGSGASLQAALVYSNWVFAGAVLVWLFNSLAAVIRGTGNMAVPANVTVAGVLALVPLSPLLIFGWGPVPALGIAGGAIALLLYYLAGSIALLVYLGSSRSLLKPSLKNVQLRWLFFRDILRIGLLGSISTVATNLSIAVATSLAGGFGPAAIAGYGTASRLEYLLVPLVFGLGAPLVAMVGTCMGAGQHERALRAAWTGAAIAFALTESIGLVAAAFPRAWLSLFGNDPAMLEAGTLYLRAVGPLYGFFGLGLVLYFASQGAARLLWPVMGNLARLVVAALGGWLAIRWGGGLVQVYAAQGAALVVYGVVIAAAIAGGAWFGRVGWPCSTATLLRRLQSG, encoded by the coding sequence ATGACAGGTATTGACCAGCGTACGCGCATGTTGCTGGAAGCGCCGATCGGCCCCACGCTGCTGCGCCTTGCCGCACCCAATGTGCTGGTGATGGTCGCGCAGGCCGCCGTGGGCCTGATCGAAACCTGGTTCGTCGGCAAGCTGGGCACCGATGCATTGGCCGGCATGGCGCTGGTGTTTCCCCTCGTGATGCTGATGCAGATGACCTCGGCCGGTGCGATGGGCGGGGGCATCGCCTCGGCGGTGGCGCGGGCGCTGGGCGCAAACCGGCGCGATGATGCCAATGCGCTGGTCCTGCATGCCATGGTGATCGCGCTGGGTTTTGGCCTGGCCTTCAGTCTGTGCCTGCTGCTGGGCGGCCGCTGGCTGTATGCGCAAATGGGCGGCAGCGGCGCCTCGCTGCAGGCGGCACTGGTCTATTCAAACTGGGTGTTCGCCGGCGCAGTGCTGGTGTGGCTGTTCAACTCGCTGGCGGCGGTCATACGCGGTACCGGCAACATGGCGGTACCGGCCAACGTCACGGTAGCGGGCGTCCTGGCGCTGGTGCCGCTGTCGCCTTTGCTGATTTTTGGCTGGGGCCCGGTTCCGGCGCTGGGCATTGCGGGCGGCGCGATTGCGCTGCTGCTGTATTACCTGGCCGGCAGCATTGCACTGCTTGTCTATCTCGGGTCGAGCCGCAGCCTGCTCAAACCTTCGCTGAAAAACGTCCAGTTGCGCTGGCTGTTTTTTCGGGACATTCTGCGCATTGGCCTTCTTGGCTCCATTTCCACCGTTGCGACCAATCTCTCGATTGCGGTGGCGACATCGCTGGCGGGCGGATTTGGGCCTGCGGCTATTGCCGGTTACGGCACGGCGTCGCGCCTGGAGTATTTGCTGGTGCCCCTGGTTTTTGGTTTGGGTGCGCCGCTCGTGGCGATGGTGGGCACCTGCATGGGGGCGGGCCAGCATGAACGCGCATTGCGTGCGGCCTGGACAGGCGCGGCCATCGCCTTTGCGCTGACCGAATCGATTGGCCTGGTGGCGGCCGCATTTCCGCGGGCCTGGCTCTCGCTGTTCGGCAATGACCCCGCAATGCTTGAAGCCGGAACGCTTTACCTGCGCGCGGTCGGCCCGCTCTATGGATTTTTCGGCCTCGGCCTCGTGCTGTATTTCGCCTCGCAGGGTGCGGCCCGCCTGCTCTGGCCCGTGATGGGCAACCTGGCGCGCCTTGTGGTCGCCGCACTGGGCGGCTGGCTGGCCATTCGCTGGGGCGGGGGCCTGGTTCAGGTGTATGCCGCACAGGGCGCGGCGCTGGTGGTGTATGGCGTGGTGATTGCCGCTGCCATTGCCGGCGGGGCCTGGTTCGGCCGGGTCGGCTGGCCGTGCAGCACGGCAACGCTGCTGCGCCGTCTCCAGTCCGGGTGA
- a CDS encoding MaoC family dehydratase — MTNASPSAALYLEDLKVGEKFTSAEHAMDEAQIKAFATQFDPQPFHLDDEAAKATLFGGLAASGWHTAAVTMRLLVTGGLPIAGGIVGAGVELSWPHPTRATDLLQVQSEITGIVPSRSRPDRGMVTVRCETRNQRGEVLQISVNKVVVPRRPT, encoded by the coding sequence ATGACAAACGCCTCTCCTTCAGCCGCGCTCTACCTCGAGGATCTCAAGGTGGGCGAGAAATTCACCAGCGCCGAGCACGCCATGGACGAAGCACAGATCAAGGCCTTTGCCACGCAGTTCGACCCTCAACCCTTTCATCTTGACGATGAGGCGGCCAAGGCCACGCTGTTTGGCGGGCTGGCCGCCAGCGGTTGGCATACCGCTGCCGTGACCATGCGCCTGCTGGTGACCGGCGGTTTGCCGATTGCCGGCGGCATCGTGGGTGCCGGCGTCGAACTCAGCTGGCCTCACCCCACACGCGCCACGGACCTCCTGCAGGTCCAGAGCGAGATCACCGGCATTGTGCCCTCGCGCTCCAGGCCCGACCGCGGCATGGTGACGGTGCGCTGCGAGACGCGCAACCAGCGCGGCGAGGTGCTGCAAATCTCTGTCAACAAGGTGGTCGTGCCCCGCCGGCCGACCTGA